One window from the genome of Nitrospirota bacterium encodes:
- a CDS encoding LemA family protein: MKKHLLYLLILITVFALSGCGYNTMQANEEAVKAAWGDVEASYQRRNDLIPNLVEVVKGYAKHERETLTAVTEARAKVGSIQMSKDMLNDPKAFTQFQQAQGAMSSALSRLMVVVEKYPDLKANQNFRDLQHQLEGTENRINVARTRYNKAVETFNTSIRIFPNNLTNKLLLQLKSREPFKAEAGSEKAPQVKF; the protein is encoded by the coding sequence ATGAAAAAACATCTGCTTTATCTTTTAATCTTGATAACTGTCTTCGCCCTTTCAGGCTGCGGTTATAACACAATGCAGGCAAATGAAGAGGCTGTAAAGGCAGCATGGGGTGATGTTGAGGCATCATACCAGAGGAGAAATGATTTAATACCGAATCTTGTAGAGGTTGTGAAGGGATACGCTAAACATGAAAGAGAAACACTTACCGCAGTTACAGAAGCAAGGGCAAAGGTTGGATCAATACAGATGTCAAAGGATATGCTCAACGACCCGAAGGCATTCACTCAATTCCAGCAGGCGCAGGGTGCGATGAGCAGTGCACTTTCCAGGCTCATGGTCGTTGTAGAGAAATATCCTGACCTTAAAGCAAACCAGAACTTCAGAGACCTTCAGCACCAGCTTGAAGGAACGGAGAACAGGATAAATGTTGCGCGGACACGCTACAACAAGGCTGTTGAGACTTTCAACACATCAATCAGGATATTCCCTAATAATCTTACTAACAAACTCCTGCTGCAGTTAAAGTCCAGAGAGCCTTTCAAGGCAGAGGCAGGGTCTGAAAAGGCGCCGCAGGTAAAATTCTAA
- a CDS encoding TPM domain-containing protein: MLSPSTKAELEKELNSFEQTDSTQIVILTIPSLEGEVLGEFSIKAAEAWMIGQKGKDNGIIITVAKQEKKIRVEVGRGLEGVLTDLAAGRIVNLVIEPRFKRGDFDGGFVAGVHSLIDATRGEFKADKNHLPKKKDTIHSFLTILIFGGIVLLFIGSMSRIFGGVSGAIGLPALVHLALTPIGLIAFIILSASGLLAGLFLPKLFSSGGHHGGGFWPGGGYYGSGSGFSGGGDFGGFSGGGGSFGGGGASGDW, translated from the coding sequence ATGCTATCCCCATCAACTAAGGCTGAACTGGAAAAAGAGCTTAATTCTTTTGAACAGACAGATTCAACGCAGATTGTCATCCTCACAATCCCCTCTCTTGAAGGAGAAGTCTTGGGGGAATTCAGCATCAAAGCTGCTGAGGCATGGATGATAGGACAGAAAGGGAAAGACAACGGCATAATCATCACTGTTGCAAAACAGGAAAAAAAGATAAGGGTTGAGGTTGGCCGCGGGCTCGAAGGAGTATTGACTGACCTTGCTGCGGGAAGAATCGTTAACCTTGTTATAGAACCTAGATTCAAAAGAGGTGATTTTGACGGAGGTTTTGTCGCGGGAGTGCATTCTCTTATTGACGCAACAAGGGGAGAGTTTAAGGCTGATAAAAATCATTTGCCCAAAAAGAAGGACACCATACACAGCTTCTTAACAATTCTTATCTTTGGTGGAATAGTTTTACTATTCATAGGAAGCATGTCACGCATCTTTGGAGGCGTATCAGGAGCAATAGGCCTTCCTGCGCTGGTACATCTGGCGCTTACTCCAATCGGGCTTATTGCATTTATCATCCTCTCTGCTTCAGGATTGCTTGCAGGACTTTTCCTGCCAAAACTTTTCTCCTCAGGCGGCCATCATGGCGGCGGTTTCTGGCCCGGCGGAGGATACTATGGGTCAGGCAGTGGTTTTAGCGGAGGAGGAGACTTTGGAGGCTTCAGCGGCGGAGGCGGCAGTTTTGGCGGAGGCGGAGCATCAGGAGACTGGTAA
- a CDS encoding TPM domain-containing protein, whose amino-acid sequence MENNSKAKRFFTEEEKKRIEETTRDVESRTIGEVAVMVVGCSNQYIEAEILGGIFLGGIISLIITALYFNSSVWSFIPVSFILFFPASFLFRKFPVLKISFIGFRRKEETVRQRAVRAFYEKGLYKTRKNTGVLFFISILERKVWVLADKGIHKKIEQETLNKFAITVSQGIKEGRACDSLCDAIRETGALLAKHFPVTPGDTDELSNKVMTE is encoded by the coding sequence ATGGAAAATAATTCGAAGGCAAAAAGATTTTTCACTGAAGAAGAGAAAAAAAGGATAGAAGAGACAACCCGTGATGTTGAATCCCGCACCATCGGAGAGGTTGCCGTAATGGTTGTTGGCTGCAGCAATCAGTACATTGAGGCGGAAATATTGGGAGGGATATTTCTCGGAGGCATCATCTCGCTGATTATAACCGCCTTATACTTTAACTCGTCTGTCTGGTCCTTCATTCCTGTGAGTTTTATCTTGTTTTTCCCGGCAAGCTTTCTATTCAGGAAATTTCCTGTTCTTAAAATTTCATTTATCGGCTTCAGAAGAAAAGAGGAAACTGTAAGGCAGAGGGCTGTAAGGGCGTTTTATGAAAAGGGGCTTTATAAGACCAGAAAAAATACCGGGGTTCTGTTCTTCATCTCCATCCTTGAAAGAAAGGTCTGGGTGCTTGCCGATAAAGGAATTCATAAAAAGATAGAACAGGAGACTCTGAATAAATTTGCGATAACCGTATCTCAGGGGATAAAAGAAGGCCGTGCCTGCGATTCTTTATGTGATGCCATAAGAGAAACCGGAGCGCTTCTTGCAAAACATTTTCCTGTAACTCCGGGCGATACAGACGAGCTTTCAAATAAAGTGATGACTGAATAA
- a CDS encoding OmpA family protein → MRTIKMLSVVLGILIFSGCVSTEEHKARLSDIDNLKKDVSVLEEKLKTREGEKAALKAMLEANKDELTRDLVSTKAKLSEKEQKIKELENELKSKNAQITELKTEIAGLSKEKSQAIEEKDKAVAELKKTYTNLVDELKDEIKKGEIAVTQLRDKLSLSMVDKILFDSGSADVKKDGKKVLDRVAEILKKVTDKQIRIEGHTDNVKIGPRIAKKFPTNWELSNARATNVLRYLQEKGVDPKLLSPAGYAEYKPIESNDTEEGKSKNRRIEIVLIPVDSDRIAK, encoded by the coding sequence ATGAGAACAATAAAAATGCTGTCTGTTGTTCTGGGAATTCTGATCTTTTCCGGCTGTGTGTCAACAGAGGAACATAAGGCAAGGCTCAGTGATATTGATAATCTTAAAAAGGATGTCTCGGTTTTAGAAGAAAAACTTAAGACAAGGGAAGGGGAGAAGGCGGCGCTCAAGGCCATGCTTGAAGCAAATAAGGATGAACTGACAAGGGATTTGGTCAGCACTAAGGCAAAATTGTCTGAAAAAGAACAGAAGATAAAAGAACTTGAAAATGAATTAAAGTCAAAAAACGCCCAGATAACGGAGTTAAAGACAGAGATAGCCGGACTCTCAAAGGAAAAATCGCAGGCCATAGAAGAGAAGGACAAGGCGGTAGCAGAGCTGAAAAAAACATATACCAACCTTGTTGACGAATTAAAGGACGAGATAAAGAAAGGCGAGATAGCGGTTACGCAGCTCAGAGATAAACTTTCGCTGAGCATGGTGGACAAGATATTGTTTGATTCAGGAAGCGCGGATGTGAAAAAGGATGGGAAGAAGGTGCTTGACAGAGTAGCCGAAATACTCAAGAAAGTCACCGACAAACAGATACGGATTGAAGGGCATACGGATAATGTCAAGATAGGGCCGAGGATAGCAAAGAAATTTCCGACTAACTGGGAGCTGTCAAACGCAAGGGCAACGAATGTGTTAAGGTATCTTCAGGAAAAAGGTGTTGACCCTAAACTTCTCAGCCCCGCGGGATATGCAGAATACAAGCCTATTGAATCAAATGACACGGAAGAGGGAAAGTCAAAGAACCGCAGGATTGAGATAGTTCTGATCCCGGTTGACTCAGACAGGATTGCAAAGTAA
- the bamA gene encoding outer membrane protein assembly factor BamA: MIKTIFLSALIFIFTPFLAHPSVVSAETAYAAVSKVDVSGLHSMKSEELLDLLNIKVGDVFNPSAVRAGLKLAFLKGIFEDISVEINDEDRTFIIIRVRERDIIKKIVIAGNQRLSKKIIRNHFSLKEDQVMSHDRMEDAVKELKNALHERGFPHADIKLAVENAGAPYSVNLLLTIDEGMPEIIKSIKIIGPAEAKGHKELIKIEEGDIYDQVNLRKEIERIRLYYKKNNFLKPVVGPYTFSNGNLDINIDPGKKLEVVFENNSALNSETLTKEAPFFEVEDFRDDLVEEAISRIVSLYYTKGFPFVQIAPVITSNKDTVIIRFFIFEGSEVVVNSVTFEGITISEKNLKDVMLLKKGKLYNPDLIESDKAILTEFYNALGYLNAAIDDVRIAVKDSRADLIIKIKEGAKTLIEGIEIKGAIFISKKEIINAVRIKTGDPYNEVDISDARYKIIDLYSSNGFIDSKVDIKQEAGEKGVKIIFEIDEGKLTLFGKTVISGNAETKNEVIKREMLYENGAPFNPSLLTKTRQKLYRLGLFTEVDVDAIEKEGDVKNVHVRVKEGNAGVVEFGVGYGDYERFRGSFDVSYRNLFGMNRQLSFRTEISTLEQRYIVNYTEPWFLEKPLPFKALLIKEERTEKSMETRETRYKLRRHTASVGFEKKFSERVKGEIFYDFSLVKTFEVKPDVILTKEDVGTLAIAGIRPGIVYDTRDNPFDPRKGVLAGISVKTASGYLLSETDFVKAIVNGSVYKALSKNFVIAVSLKSGMSQGFEKTRELPLVERFFLGGRTTVRGYEQDTLGPKGADGSPTGGNAFILTNLELRTSIGKGFGLVTFLDGGNVWKKNGDIKLSEIKYTAGAGIRYNTPVGPLRIDYGHKLDRETGESRGEVHFSIGHAF; encoded by the coding sequence ATGATAAAAACTATTTTTTTATCAGCTCTGATTTTTATTTTCACACCGTTTCTTGCTCATCCCTCTGTTGTATCTGCTGAGACAGCATACGCTGCAGTCAGTAAAGTTGATGTCTCAGGGCTGCATTCCATGAAGAGCGAAGAACTTCTGGACCTTTTAAACATAAAGGTTGGTGATGTCTTTAACCCTTCAGCTGTCCGCGCCGGATTGAAATTGGCGTTTCTCAAGGGGATATTTGAGGACATATCTGTTGAAATTAATGATGAAGACAGAACCTTCATAATAATAAGGGTCAGGGAGAGAGATATAATAAAGAAAATCGTTATTGCCGGAAACCAACGCCTTTCAAAGAAGATAATAAGAAATCATTTTTCATTAAAAGAAGATCAAGTTATGAGTCATGACCGTATGGAAGATGCCGTAAAGGAGCTTAAGAATGCATTGCATGAAAGGGGATTTCCTCACGCAGATATAAAACTGGCTGTAGAGAATGCAGGCGCGCCTTACAGTGTGAATCTTTTACTTACAATAGACGAGGGAATGCCTGAGATAATAAAAAGCATCAAAATCATCGGGCCTGCGGAAGCGAAAGGTCATAAAGAACTGATTAAAATAGAGGAAGGCGACATATATGACCAGGTTAACTTAAGAAAAGAAATAGAGAGAATAAGGCTTTATTATAAGAAAAATAATTTTCTTAAGCCTGTTGTCGGCCCCTATACTTTCAGCAATGGCAATCTTGACATTAACATAGACCCGGGTAAGAAGCTCGAAGTCGTTTTTGAAAACAACTCGGCGCTGAATTCAGAGACTCTCACTAAAGAGGCTCCGTTTTTTGAGGTTGAAGACTTCAGGGATGACCTGGTTGAAGAGGCAATATCAAGGATTGTGTCCTTATACTACACTAAGGGGTTTCCTTTTGTTCAGATAGCGCCTGTTATAACATCAAACAAAGACACTGTTATTATCAGGTTTTTTATTTTTGAGGGGAGCGAGGTTGTTGTTAATTCTGTAACTTTCGAAGGAATAACCATATCTGAAAAAAATCTGAAAGATGTAATGCTCTTAAAAAAAGGGAAGCTGTACAATCCAGACCTTATAGAGTCAGACAAAGCAATATTAACAGAGTTTTATAACGCGCTCGGCTATCTGAACGCGGCGATAGATGACGTCAGGATTGCAGTAAAAGATTCCAGGGCGGACCTTATAATAAAAATTAAAGAAGGCGCAAAGACCTTGATAGAAGGTATTGAGATAAAGGGGGCAATTTTTATCTCAAAAAAAGAAATAATAAATGCCGTCAGAATAAAAACAGGGGATCCTTACAATGAAGTTGATATATCGGATGCAAGATACAAGATTATTGACCTTTATTCGAGTAACGGTTTTATTGACTCAAAGGTTGATATAAAGCAGGAAGCCGGAGAAAAAGGGGTGAAGATCATTTTTGAGATTGATGAAGGAAAACTAACCTTGTTCGGGAAAACAGTAATAAGCGGCAATGCGGAGACAAAGAATGAGGTAATAAAGAGAGAAATGCTCTACGAAAACGGCGCTCCTTTTAATCCATCTCTCCTCACGAAGACGCGGCAGAAACTTTACAGGCTGGGTTTGTTTACTGAGGTGGATGTGGATGCGATAGAAAAAGAAGGCGATGTGAAGAATGTTCATGTCAGGGTGAAGGAAGGGAATGCGGGGGTTGTTGAGTTTGGTGTTGGATACGGGGATTATGAGCGGTTCAGGGGGTCATTTGATGTAAGCTACAGAAATCTTTTTGGAATGAACAGGCAGCTATCATTCAGGACTGAAATCAGTACGCTTGAGCAGCGTTATATAGTGAATTATACCGAGCCGTGGTTCTTAGAAAAACCTCTTCCCTTCAAGGCGCTGCTCATAAAAGAAGAAAGGACGGAGAAAAGCATGGAGACCCGTGAGACGCGGTATAAACTGAGAAGGCACACTGCGAGCGTAGGCTTTGAGAAGAAATTCAGCGAAAGGGTGAAAGGTGAGATTTTTTATGATTTTTCATTAGTCAAAACTTTTGAGGTGAAGCCTGATGTTATCCTTACGAAAGAAGATGTGGGAACGCTTGCTATTGCAGGGATAAGGCCGGGTATAGTCTACGATACGAGGGACAATCCTTTTGACCCCAGAAAAGGCGTGCTTGCCGGGATATCCGTGAAAACCGCATCGGGATACCTTCTGTCAGAAACTGATTTTGTAAAAGCAATAGTCAACGGAAGTGTTTATAAGGCGTTGAGTAAAAATTTTGTTATTGCGGTTTCTTTAAAAAGCGGGATGTCTCAGGGTTTTGAGAAGACAAGAGAGCTTCCGCTTGTAGAGAGGTTTTTTCTCGGCGGCAGGACTACTGTCCGCGGATATGAACAGGATACGCTGGGGCCTAAAGGCGCTGACGGCTCTCCGACAGGCGGGAATGCATTTATCCTGACAAATCTTGAACTCAGGACATCTATTGGCAAGGGGTTTGGCCTTGTAACATTTCTTGACGGCGGCAATGTATGGAAAAAAAACGGCGATATAAAGCTCTCAGAGATAAAATATACTGCCGGTGCAGGCATAAGATACAATACGCCTGTGGGCCCTCTGAGGATTGACTATGGCCATAAACTGGACAGAGAAACAGGTGAAAGCAGGGGAGAGGTGCATTTCAGCATCGGGCATGCGTTCTAA
- a CDS encoding translocation/assembly module TamB, with protein sequence MEKSKRIKRIAYLSTGVLLIGIIIFVSRGPHISNALKKIILPELENMTGRKVIAQSIYLNLFPLFIEAKGVKLFDDEGNRVLTVDRIKGYPMLSAIRRKKIALKRIVLKEPELWTDREQAEDIIKRVKEYLSKEDPKKMKVVVDVIEVRDGGFGFYDPAYGAVLRGKGLSGEILLGETTRMKAGIKEFISNIQGFPELKVSADAVLFFRKDGIDIKNVTLRAYDSELKAGGFYSAEGKGNIKTAIELSADSVKKVFGLKRSGEGKIFAKGDIKFGEGAPFVDIRVSGNFYLQSLMELLKVKERVEGWVDFDGKISGAGSKITGQADATLKKGNLFDVAVDRLKCNIVYGNGVMSFKNGKAELYNGRADAEAALKMPKVDHYSVRVNFTDVDSQPAFKLIGMDIAAPKGKVKGELFSSDSEFNPSGWFSYNSEHTGSDLIGRVKRIKGEFMVLGDMLSLSNTEIRTDKSALDINGTVAMSASALNLKGRLITHDIADLTSPYFDLLKGTGEFTGTITGKFDDPLISGAVSMNSASLKGYGLDNVSGELSYRKNILEIKQLSVKAKDEEHTARGYVKFNAAKKIFDLKQPDYNLAVSLRGADIERLVTAFYKKLPLKGRLNTDFKLTGNASYPEYSGSATVINAEAYKFSADSLTTDFSYRHKDIAVKRALIKKGGSAMTVEGRISDIEKFSFSASGSKLFLKDMGLRGMPDDAVLNINATGSGTFDNPSITINGQLSGGTFKGKLLGAGAINASIKNKDILFSAVLFNEKVIMKGKGYLSDLLPWSGELTMTSGRYDFLLSALLKDVPEDLVVNMKGNAVMSGTRKTFSASAVLNQVNAALYGHSFSNDSDIEFRFDNRKMSFSAFTMRSGNASFSMRGSMEIGREYNISLEGSSALSPLKGFSNKIGVLRGDADFALTAAGKWDNPQINGNLNVSNGLFGLKDIHQRVSSINGLFYFEGSRIVIRKLSGKLGGGDIDATGVVYISGFNLKRFYLDTKLNNITTSVSKDFSVNFHGNVLYKGTLDAQNITGDVRVNRARYRERVEWKSWLLKAKTTERPKGELTGAEKAVLNVKIYGAENIIVDNNIARAPLKVDMVLRGAIGHPLLFGRVESKEGKVYFRNNEFRILNASADFTDQNRINPVMEIVAQTIVKGYNIRLSLEGQMERFNLSLVSDPPLEETDILSLLTVGQIGKQLKGLEGGIGAGEAASFLTGKVQDVFEERIKSITGIDRVQVDPYVSKSTGTVGPRVTASKRLLGDKLFVTYTSAVGSTEEQVLKLEYILDKNVSLVGVRDEKGSVGGDIKFRFEFK encoded by the coding sequence ATGGAAAAATCTAAAAGGATAAAACGAATAGCATATCTTTCCACGGGCGTACTGCTCATAGGGATAATTATCTTTGTTTCCCGCGGCCCGCACATATCAAATGCATTAAAGAAAATAATACTGCCGGAACTTGAGAACATGACAGGCCGCAAGGTGATAGCCCAGTCAATATACCTTAATTTATTCCCGTTATTCATTGAGGCAAAGGGCGTGAAGTTGTTTGATGATGAGGGCAACAGGGTTTTGACTGTTGACAGGATAAAGGGCTATCCGATGCTGTCCGCAATACGGAGAAAAAAAATAGCGCTTAAAAGAATAGTGCTGAAAGAGCCGGAGTTATGGACTGACAGGGAACAGGCGGAGGACATCATCAAGAGGGTTAAAGAGTATTTGAGCAAGGAAGACCCCAAGAAGATGAAAGTTGTTGTGGATGTGATAGAAGTGCGTGACGGAGGATTTGGCTTTTATGATCCTGCGTATGGCGCTGTTTTAAGGGGCAAGGGATTGAGCGGTGAGATTCTGTTAGGTGAAACCACGCGAATGAAAGCCGGCATAAAAGAATTTATCTCCAATATTCAGGGTTTCCCTGAATTGAAAGTTAGCGCAGATGCTGTATTGTTTTTCAGGAAAGACGGAATTGATATAAAGAACGTCACTCTCAGGGCCTATGATTCAGAACTGAAGGCAGGCGGTTTTTATTCTGCTGAAGGAAAAGGCAATATAAAGACAGCTATTGAGCTTTCCGCTGATTCTGTAAAAAAAGTTTTCGGGCTGAAGAGGAGCGGTGAGGGAAAGATATTTGCAAAGGGCGATATAAAATTTGGAGAAGGCGCTCCTTTTGTGGATATCAGAGTCAGCGGCAATTTTTATCTTCAGTCTTTGATGGAACTTCTCAAAGTAAAAGAGAGAGTTGAAGGCTGGGTGGATTTTGACGGGAAGATAAGCGGAGCGGGTTCAAAGATTACGGGCCAAGCGGACGCAACGTTAAAAAAAGGAAATCTTTTTGATGTTGCTGTGGACAGACTCAAATGCAATATAGTTTACGGCAACGGAGTCATGAGTTTCAAAAACGGTAAGGCAGAGCTTTACAATGGCAGGGCAGACGCAGAGGCAGCTTTAAAAATGCCGAAAGTTGATCATTATTCAGTGCGGGTGAATTTTACGGATGTTGACAGTCAGCCGGCTTTCAAGCTTATCGGTATGGATATAGCGGCTCCGAAGGGCAAGGTAAAAGGAGAGCTTTTTTCTTCTGACAGCGAATTTAATCCCTCCGGATGGTTCAGTTACAACAGCGAGCATACGGGGAGTGATTTAATAGGGAGAGTAAAGAGGATTAAAGGTGAATTTATGGTGCTGGGTGATATGCTTTCTCTTTCTAATACGGAAATCAGGACTGATAAGTCAGCGCTGGATATAAACGGCACAGTTGCTATGTCTGCTTCAGCGCTCAACCTTAAAGGCAGGCTTATAACTCATGACATTGCAGACCTCACGTCTCCTTATTTTGACCTTCTGAAAGGGACGGGCGAATTTACGGGCACAATAACCGGAAAATTTGATGACCCATTGATAAGCGGCGCAGTGAGTATGAATTCAGCATCCCTAAAAGGTTACGGTCTTGATAATGTTTCCGGCGAGCTGTCTTACAGGAAAAATATCCTTGAGATAAAGCAATTATCTGTTAAAGCAAAAGATGAGGAGCACACTGCAAGAGGATATGTAAAGTTTAACGCTGCAAAGAAGATTTTCGATTTGAAACAGCCTGATTACAACCTTGCAGTATCATTAAGAGGCGCTGATATTGAAAGGCTGGTAACAGCCTTTTATAAAAAACTTCCATTGAAGGGCAGACTGAATACGGACTTTAAGCTAACAGGCAATGCCTCCTATCCTGAATATTCGGGCTCTGCAACTGTAATCAATGCAGAGGCTTATAAATTTTCAGCAGACTCTCTGACAACTGATTTCTCCTATAGGCATAAAGACATCGCAGTAAAAAGGGCTCTTATTAAGAAAGGCGGCTCTGCAATGACTGTTGAGGGGAGGATTTCAGATATAGAGAAGTTTTCATTCAGCGCATCCGGCAGTAAACTATTCTTGAAAGATATGGGACTGAGAGGCATGCCTGACGATGCGGTATTGAATATAAATGCAACAGGCTCAGGCACTTTTGATAATCCCTCCATAACTATAAACGGGCAATTATCAGGCGGAACATTTAAAGGCAAACTGCTTGGCGCAGGCGCCATAAATGCTTCTATTAAAAATAAGGATATTCTGTTCAGCGCAGTGCTTTTTAATGAGAAGGTGATTATGAAAGGAAAGGGATATCTGAGTGATTTACTGCCATGGAGTGGAGAGCTTACCATGACATCAGGCAGATATGATTTTCTTCTGTCAGCTTTGCTGAAGGATGTTCCTGAGGACCTTGTAGTCAATATGAAGGGAAATGCGGTTATGTCGGGAACCAGAAAAACCTTTTCAGCTTCTGCGGTTTTAAATCAGGTTAATGCGGCTCTTTATGGACACAGCTTTTCCAATGATTCGGATATAGAATTCAGATTTGATAATAGAAAGATGTCGTTTTCCGCATTTACGATGCGGAGCGGAAATGCCTCTTTCAGCATGCGGGGCAGTATGGAAATAGGCAGAGAGTACAATATATCGCTTGAAGGGAGTTCAGCGCTTTCTCCTCTGAAGGGATTTTCAAATAAGATTGGCGTTCTGAGGGGCGATGCTGATTTCGCCCTGACTGCAGCAGGTAAATGGGACAACCCTCAGATAAACGGCAATCTCAATGTGAGCAACGGGCTGTTCGGATTAAAGGACATACACCAGCGAGTTAGTTCAATAAACGGTTTATTTTATTTTGAGGGAAGCAGGATTGTTATACGTAAACTCTCCGGAAAACTTGGAGGCGGAGATATAGATGCGACGGGTGTTGTCTATATCAGCGGTTTTAATCTTAAGAGGTTTTATCTCGATACAAAACTGAACAACATCACAACTTCCGTATCCAAAGATTTCTCTGTTAATTTTCACGGCAATGTTCTCTATAAAGGGACTCTTGATGCGCAGAATATTACCGGCGATGTAAGAGTAAACAGGGCTAGGTATAGAGAGAGGGTAGAATGGAAGAGTTGGCTTCTCAAGGCAAAGACTACAGAAAGACCGAAGGGTGAACTGACAGGGGCAGAAAAAGCAGTATTGAATGTGAAGATATATGGAGCAGAGAATATCATTGTGGACAACAACATAGCGCGTGCGCCGTTGAAAGTGGATATGGTTTTGAGAGGCGCGATAGGGCATCCGCTCCTTTTCGGAAGGGTTGAGTCCAAAGAGGGCAAGGTCTATTTCAGGAACAATGAATTCAGAATACTGAACGCAAGCGCTGATTTTACTGACCAGAACAGGATAAACCCTGTAATGGAGATCGTCGCACAGACAATAGTGAAAGGGTACAACATAAGACTGAGCCTTGAAGGACAAATGGAGCGTTTTAACCTCTCTCTTGTTTCTGATCCGCCACTTGAGGAGACGGATATCCTCAGCTTGCTTACTGTAGGGCAAATAGGGAAACAATTAAAAGGCCTTGAGGGAGGAATTGGAGCCGGCGAAGCTGCTTCGTTTCTGACAGGCAAGGTTCAGGATGTCTTTGAAGAAAGGATAAAGAGCATAACCGGCATTGACAGGGTTCAGGTAGACCCTTATGTGTCAAAGTCCACAGGCACGGTAGGCCCGAGAGTTACCGCATCAAAGAGGCTTTTAGGCGATAAACTTTTTGTGACTTACACATCTGCCGTGGGCTCTACCGAGGAACAGGTGCTTAAACTTGAGTATATTCTTGATAAAAATGTCTCACTGGTTGGCGTGCGGGATGAAAAAGGCAGCGTCGGCGGAGATATTAAGTTCAGATTTGAATTTAAATAA